One window from the genome of Novipirellula caenicola encodes:
- the rplK gene encoding 50S ribosomal protein L11, giving the protein MAKQVTGVAKFQVPGGQATPAPPVGTSLGKFGVNLGQFVQAFNDRTKEYAGTPIPVVVTVYNDRSFEFITKSPPAASLLKAAAGIAKGSGVPNRDKVGTVTAAQCEEIAQKKMADLNARSIEQAALMIQGTARSMGLNVEG; this is encoded by the coding sequence ATGGCTAAACAAGTAACCGGGGTCGCGAAGTTCCAAGTTCCTGGCGGTCAAGCTACCCCCGCTCCTCCTGTCGGTACCTCGCTTGGTAAATTTGGTGTGAACCTTGGTCAATTCGTCCAAGCTTTCAACGACCGAACCAAAGAGTACGCGGGCACTCCGATCCCCGTGGTTGTTACCGTCTACAACGACCGTAGCTTCGAATTCATCACCAAGAGCCCTCCAGCCGCTTCGCTGCTGAAAGCTGCCGCTGGTATCGCCAAGGGCAGCGGAGTTCCTAACCGCGACAAGGTCGGCACCGTGACCGCCGCTCAATGCGAAGAGATCGCGCAAAAGAAGATGGCCGACTTGAACGCTCGTAGCATCGAACAAGCTGCGTTGATGATCCAAGGCACCGCTCGCAGCATGGGCTTGAACGTCGAAGGCTAA